In Desulfobacter hydrogenophilus, the genomic stretch TTATCAACCCGTATAAAATCGAACCCGAGATTAAACTGATCGGTGAAACCACGATCTCATCCTATACCATTACCCTGTCCGTGACCGGCACGCCCGATGACCTGTCGCTTAAATTCTCTTCAGATCTTGATGCTACGGATGCGGATATTCTTTCCCTGATTGCATTTGGCAAAACCACGGATGAAATGAGTGGAGACAGTGGCGGTGGTTCAATGTCGGCAGCGGCCATTGCCAAGATGATGTTAGATTCTTTAAGTGAAAAAATTAAGGATACCACCGGGTTAAGCGAAGTCAGCTTCAGTATGGATCACCAGGGTGATGAAACCAGTGTACATGTCGGTTTAGGCGCAGATCTTTCCCGCCGGCTCAGTGTCTCCTACGGTATAGATATCAGTGACGGAGAGACCGTGCAGAAGGTTACTACTTATTATAAACTTTTGGAGCGCCTGCTGTTAAGCAGTTTTCAGGACACCAGCGGTAAGTTGGGCGGTGAACTTAAATATAGGCTGGAATTTAGATAAAGATGCGATTTATAAATTTCCGTCCATTCATTATTTCTGTTGTTTTTGCGGCCTGTGTGCTTTTGGGTGTGGCTGTACCTGTGTCTGCGGCAGATGCCGTCAAGGTGACGGATATCAATATCTTGGTTAACTGTCCTCCTGAAAAACAGGCGTTTTGGCACTCCATTGCTTCAAGCTTTATCCCCGTAAATGTCGGGGATGATTATTCCATCGAGGTTATGGCTTCGGCTATAAAGGCATTAACACAGGCCCAGCTTTTTGAATTTATCAATGTACCGGATCCTGAAAAGACAGAGCACGGTATGGTCCTCGCCTTTGAATTGACCCCGTTTTCCAGGATAAAGGATATTCATATTAAAAACGCATTTCCCGTGTTTGAACAGGAAGTGCTGAATGCAATGACCATCAAGACCGGGGAGGTTTATCAGGCACAGAAAATGGCCGACGAGGTCCAGCGGGTGGAAACACTTTTTAAGCGCCATGGGTTTTATGCGCCAAAGGTGAATTTATCTGCCGTGAAGCAGGGTGATTGCTACGTTATTGATGTAGATATTGACAAGGGTCCTTTTCACAATATTCGCAAGGTTGAGTTTAAAGGCAATGATGATATCGGCCAGGTCCGTCTTCAATTGATGACCGGGGTCTGGCGTAAATCCCTTTTGCCGTGGCATGGCAACCGGTTTACAGACAAACAGATGACGGATGATATCAAGAAAGTCATTCAACTCTATCGGAAAAATGGGTATGCCGATGTTCAGGTGACGGCAAAAACGTTACCGGTTAAAGGCAGTGATGCCCTGGATGTTATTTTCACAATTGATGAAGGCCCGCTGTATAAAATTGATATTCAGGGCAATGAGGCCTTTTACAACTGGTCTTTGAAAAAAGAGTTTTTGCTTAAAGAGAGCGGGAATAAAAATGATTTTGCCCTGAAAAAAAGCATACGCAATATCAGGACGCGGTATGAAGCCAAAGGCTTTAGAGATGCAAAAGTTAAAGACGAGAAAGATGATTCTCAACGCCTGGGTGTACGGCAGGTCAATATCGTTATCGACGAAGGCTTAAAGCACAGGGTGTCTGAACTTAAAATCAGTGGTGCAGACACCTTGCCTTTCAAGGAGCTTCAAAAAAATATTTTGACTCGAAAAAAGGGCGTTTTCAGCCAAACAGAACTGAGAGATGATCTCAAAGCGGTTAAGGCATTGTATTTTAGCAAAGGGTTTACAAAAACCAAGGTGAATAAAAAAGTTAAGATCAGTGATACACCAGATAAGAACGAAAAGCAGGTTGCCGTTGAGATCATCATAAAGGAAGGTCCCAGAACAAAGGTAGAACAGGTGGAAATCCAGGGGCTTTCCGTCATTGCTTTGGATGAGGTCCGTGATGCCATGGTCATGAAAGCGGGGCGTTGGTATGACAGAGCCCTGATCGAGGCTGATATTTCAGCTCTGCAGCAGAAGGTATCAGAAAAAGGCTACCCCCATGCCCAGGTAACAGCGGATTCCGAATTTTCCAAGGACAGAACCCGGATCCGGATCACCTATCATGTGGACCAGGGCCCCAAGGTGGTGGTGGGCAAGATTTTTTATGCCGGGGCCCTGCGAATGAAACAGGAAGAGCTTGAAGATGAGATGGCAGTCGCTCCGGGAGATCCGTTTTCCATGCTCAAGATTGTGGACTCTCGCAGGAACATCCAGGACCTTAATGCCGTGGATACTGTCAGAATCAGAGTTGCAGGTCTTAAAAACCGGCAGAGCGAGGCTGACCTGATTGTGGAGATATCCGAGAAAAAACCCTATTATGTGGAATTGGCCGTCGGATATGATACCTCCCGGCATTTGTACATGGAAACCGGCATTGGAGATAAGAATTTTCTGGGTCATAACCTGAATGCTCAAGCCGGTCTTGAGTTGAGCCAGGTGGGTTACGGTATGGAAGTTTTTTTAACTGAACCCAGGTTTCTTTCTACCCGTTTCACCTCCACAAGCAAGGTCTATACAAAAGAAAACGAGGCATTCAATAAAGACTACGGCATCCGAACCTATGGCCTGTCCCAAACGTTTCTGCGCAATTTTAGCAATAAGAAGATCAACCTTTTCTTAGGCGGGGGCTATGAATACCGGGATCAGTATTTAAGGGTGGATCGCGAGCTTGATGATGATGAAAAGGACGATTATGGTTTTCGCAATATCGGCCAAATTAATACAGGTATTAGCTGGCGTACCACGGATTCCCTTGTCCACCCCCGAAAAGGGTTGTTTGCATCGACAACCTTTGATGTGTTCAAAGGCATTGATTCCAGTCTTAATGACTTTTACAAATACGGCCTGGAGCTGCGGTATTATTTGCCGGTCACCGATGATCTGGTTATTGCCATGCGTGGCCGCTACGGATACATGGACACTTACGGGGGCAATACCAATATTTCCGATGGCCAGCTCTATTATCTGGGTGGTGCGTCAACCGTAAGAGGGTTTGATGAAAATATGCTGCAGTATGATGATGATGACAACGCCGTGGGAGGCCGGTCCATGATGCTCGGCTCTGTGGAAGCCCGATACGGTCTGAGTTTAAATTATGAGTTTGCCCTGTTTTTTGACACCGGCGCCTTAACCGAAACCCAGGACTCGGTCATCTCGGAATCATTCAGAAGTAGTGTTGGCATTGGTCTGCGCCGTCAGACACCGGTGGGGCCCATCAGTGTGCTGTACGGCTGGAAATTGGATCCCCAAGCCGGTGAAAGCAAAGGGTGTTTTTATTTTTCCATGGGGTATACTTTTTAATCTTAGGTCATTAGATTCCCTAAAGTCAATTGGAGGTAGCTGGGGAAGGACAGTTTTTCTTGTTTTGTTTTCGAAAATATTTTATAAAATCCGGTTTTAAGGTTATGGAGCGGTATGGCAAGAGGCATAAATGGTTTTTATCCTTGCGGCCGGGGGCAAAATCATCTTAGGATAGACCATTTAGACATTTAAAAATGCACAAATTAAGGAATGGTAGATGAAACTTATCGTGGGCTACAAACGTGGCACAAACCAGGCGGAAAATCTTCTTGAACTTGCATTGAAACGGGCGCAATTTTTTAATGCAACAGTATTGATCGTTACCGTAATGCCCGAGGGTATGGAAAAGGATCAGGCGCTGATCAATGAGACTGAAGCCGGTATGGAAAAGGCCAAAACCCATTTTGACAGGAAAAAGATTCCCTGTGAAACCCATTTATTGATTCGCGGCATTGATTCCGGGGATGATCTGATTAATTTTGCCAAGGAAACCCAGGCAGACGAAATCATTATCGGTGTGAAAAACAGAACCAAGGTGGGAAAACTGCTGCTGGGTTCCACAGCCCAGGCCGTGGTTCTCAATGCTCCTTGCCCGGTGGTTACCATGAAATAGGCTTTGGTCTTTTATAAACCTGTAAAAATTTAGAAGACAAGGTAAAAGCCATTGCAGGGAACATCCCTCTTTTTTGAAAACAGTTCACCTCTGTGCCTTTCCAATTTGCCGATCAATCCGGTTTCACGCCTTGCGCCCACCCCCAGCGGTTTTTTGCACCTGGGAAATGCCGTAAATTTTCTGGTGACCTGGGCTATTATTAGAAGCCGAAAAGGACGCCTTCATCTGCGCATTGATGATATGGACGGTATGCGTTTCAGGCCAGATGTGCTAGACGATATTTTTACCAGCCTTGATTGGCTGGGACTGGACTGGGATACCGGGCCGGTCGGGCCGGATGATTTTTATCAAAATTTTTCTTTGCACAAAAAAAAAGAGTATTACCGGGACAGATTGCAGGCCCTATATAAAACAGGCGAAACAGGGCAGAATACCTTTGTGTGTCGGTGCAGCCGGGCATCCATAAAAAAAATATCTTCCAATGGACTGTATCCAGGCACATGCCGGAATGCTGGTCTTGTATTTGAACCCGGTCTTCATGCTGTCCGGTTAAGGGTGAAAAATGATACCTGCATCCAGGTAAACAATCAGTCCATTGATCTTGCCAAGACATTTGGTGATTTTGTCCTCTGGCGTAAGGATGATCAACCCAGTTATCATCTGGCAAGCCTCTTGGAAGATGAAGACGGCGGTATCAATCTTATAGTCCGGGGTGGGGACCTTCTCTTGTCCACTGCCGCCCAGATTTATCTTGCGCAATGTTTTGGTTTTTCTTCATTTCCGGCATGTCGGTTTATTCATCACGGACTTGTTTTGGGCGATAATGGTGAAAAGTTGTCAAAATCAAGGGGGGCGCATGCCCTCAAAGACTTGAGGCAGGCAGGGGGCTCTTTTGCCGGCGCCGTAAAAACAGCTGCCCGGATTTTAGGGCTTAAACACAATACGATTTTTACCGCACAGGATCTGAAACAAGCATTGAATTCATGATCTGATGCCTTTTGAAATCATCGTAAAAACAGTTTTGTGTCGTGAATCATGGCCGTTATATTGCTTGAATCCCGGATAAAAATCGCTTATATATCTTCATATACTACGTTAAATAATTTGTGATTAAACGTTGAACCTTTGGAAAACAAGGAGTTAAAAGGTGACGGTTACATTTTCAAAAGACGATGCGCTCCTGAATGAGATAATGTCGGAAGTCCGTTTCCTGACCGAGGATCTTCAAAAGGATATTCTTGCGTATATTCGCAATATTAAGGAACCCAGATCCTATACCCGGGTGAATAAACCCATTGAAATGGATGTGCTGATCGGTGATAAAGTAATACAGTCTAATGCCGGAAATCTGAGTGCGACAGGGGTTTTGGTCAAATCCAGGATGAATCCGGAGATCGGGGTGCCGGCAAAGGTCGTTTTCTCCCTGCCCGGTCAGGCCCGGCCTTTTAAGCTTACCGGCATTGTGGTTAGAACAGACTCG encodes the following:
- a CDS encoding universal stress protein; this translates as MKLIVGYKRGTNQAENLLELALKRAQFFNATVLIVTVMPEGMEKDQALINETEAGMEKAKTHFDRKKIPCETHLLIRGIDSGDDLINFAKETQADEIIIGVKNRTKVGKLLLGSTAQAVVLNAPCPVVTMK
- a CDS encoding glutamate--tRNA ligase family protein encodes the protein MQGTSLFFENSSPLCLSNLPINPVSRLAPTPSGFLHLGNAVNFLVTWAIIRSRKGRLHLRIDDMDGMRFRPDVLDDIFTSLDWLGLDWDTGPVGPDDFYQNFSLHKKKEYYRDRLQALYKTGETGQNTFVCRCSRASIKKISSNGLYPGTCRNAGLVFEPGLHAVRLRVKNDTCIQVNNQSIDLAKTFGDFVLWRKDDQPSYHLASLLEDEDGGINLIVRGGDLLLSTAAQIYLAQCFGFSSFPACRFIHHGLVLGDNGEKLSKSRGAHALKDLRQAGGSFAGAVKTAARILGLKHNTIFTAQDLKQALNS
- the bamA gene encoding outer membrane protein assembly factor BamA, which translates into the protein MRFINFRPFIISVVFAACVLLGVAVPVSAADAVKVTDINILVNCPPEKQAFWHSIASSFIPVNVGDDYSIEVMASAIKALTQAQLFEFINVPDPEKTEHGMVLAFELTPFSRIKDIHIKNAFPVFEQEVLNAMTIKTGEVYQAQKMADEVQRVETLFKRHGFYAPKVNLSAVKQGDCYVIDVDIDKGPFHNIRKVEFKGNDDIGQVRLQLMTGVWRKSLLPWHGNRFTDKQMTDDIKKVIQLYRKNGYADVQVTAKTLPVKGSDALDVIFTIDEGPLYKIDIQGNEAFYNWSLKKEFLLKESGNKNDFALKKSIRNIRTRYEAKGFRDAKVKDEKDDSQRLGVRQVNIVIDEGLKHRVSELKISGADTLPFKELQKNILTRKKGVFSQTELRDDLKAVKALYFSKGFTKTKVNKKVKISDTPDKNEKQVAVEIIIKEGPRTKVEQVEIQGLSVIALDEVRDAMVMKAGRWYDRALIEADISALQQKVSEKGYPHAQVTADSEFSKDRTRIRITYHVDQGPKVVVGKIFYAGALRMKQEELEDEMAVAPGDPFSMLKIVDSRRNIQDLNAVDTVRIRVAGLKNRQSEADLIVEISEKKPYYVELAVGYDTSRHLYMETGIGDKNFLGHNLNAQAGLELSQVGYGMEVFLTEPRFLSTRFTSTSKVYTKENEAFNKDYGIRTYGLSQTFLRNFSNKKINLFLGGGYEYRDQYLRVDRELDDDEKDDYGFRNIGQINTGISWRTTDSLVHPRKGLFASTTFDVFKGIDSSLNDFYKYGLELRYYLPVTDDLVIAMRGRYGYMDTYGGNTNISDGQLYYLGGASTVRGFDENMLQYDDDDNAVGGRSMMLGSVEARYGLSLNYEFALFFDTGALTETQDSVISESFRSSVGIGLRRQTPVGPISVLYGWKLDPQAGESKGCFYFSMGYTF
- a CDS encoding PilZ domain-containing protein; this translates as MTVTFSKDDALLNEIMSEVRFLTEDLQKDILAYIRNIKEPRSYTRVNKPIEMDVLIGDKVIQSNAGNLSATGVLVKSRMNPEIGVPAKVVFSLPGQARPFKLTGIVVRTDSGGIGIYFSEMTPYAREHLDNLLKGERGSDLE